ACTCTCCTGATGTCGTGACGCGCCGCCGGAGATTTCCCGCGTCGCTGTCTCGGGCGACGCGCAGCTTCACAGCTTGTTATGTCGATGCAATGACGCCGGCGCGCAATTACGCGACGTGATGCACCCAGCCGAACGGATCGGCGACCTTGCCACGTTGAATGCCCGTGAGCTGGTCGCGGATACGCTTGGTGACCGGGCCTTCACCGCCATCGGCGATGTTGAATTCGCCGTTGGCGTGACGCACCTGACCGATCGCCGTGACGACCGCTGCGGTACCGCAGGCAAACGTTTCCTTCACGCGCCCGCTCGCGGCGTCGGCTTGCCATTGGGCGAATTCGTACGGCGCTTCGTTGACCGTGAGGCCTTCGCGACGCGCCAGTTCGATGATCGAGGCGCGGGTGATGCCCGGCAGGATCGTGCCCGAGAGCGGCGGCGTCTGGAGCGAGCCGTCGTCCATCACGAAGAACACGTTCATGCCGCCCAGCTCTTCGATCCAGCGGTGCTGCGCGGCGTCGAGGAACACGACCTGATCGCAGCCCTTGGCGCTGGCTTCCGTTTGGGCGATGAGGCTGGCCGCGTAGTTGCCGCCGCATTTGGCCGCGCCCGTGCCGCCCGGCGCGGCGCGCGTGTACTGGTCGGAGACCCACACGGTGACGGCCGACTTGCCGGCCTTGAAGTACGGCCCGACCGGGCAGGCGATCACGCAGAAAATGTACTCATGGGCGGCACGCACGCCCAGGAAGCTCTCCGAGGCGAACATGAACGGGCGGATGTAGAGGCTGCTGCCTTCCGAGCCGGGGATCCATGCGCGATCGATGTCGACCAGCTTTTCCACGGCTTCGAGGAACACGGCTTCCGGCAGGTCGGCCATCGACATGCGTTGAGCCGACTCGCGAAAACGTCGCGCGTTGGCCTGCGGACGGAACAGCGAGATCTTGCCGTCTTCGCCGCGATAGGCCTTCATGCCTTCGAAGATTTCCTGCGCGTAGTGCAGCACGGCGCACGCCGGGTCGATCTGGAACGGACGGCGGGCTTCCACCTTCGCATCGTGCCAGCCCTTGCCTTCGGTCCAGCGGATCGTGACCATGTGATCCGTGAATACGCGGCCGAACACCGGGTTGGCCAGTGCGGCGGTGATCTGGTCGGCGGGGGTGGGGTTGGCGTGCGGCTCCACGACAAAACGCAATGGGTTATCGGCGCTCATGTTTCTTCAGTGTCTCGGCAGAGGTGGCTTGAATCGTCAGTGCCGTTAACGTAAACGGCAAGGTGGCGATATTTTCCTCCTTTCGGGGCCTGCCTGTCGACTGAATTCACCGCTTCTCACGTCACGACGACCTTCTTCCGGCAACGGCGCCGAAAAATATCGAATATTGGGCGATTTTTGCGAGAATTGTGCGCGGTTGACCGAAATTTGCGTTGGCGGCCCGACCGTCATGGACGTGGCCGCGGCAGGGTAACAGTGTGTAAAAAAACATTTCCGCACACCGGGCGCACGGGACTCGACATTTAATATCGGAAGCGCATGATGTCGGGAGCGCTGCCGGTGGCGGCAACGCAAGCGGTATGCCGCCCGTGCCACGGAGTGCCGTTCGGTACTTTCCGGTGCCGGCGCCGGACGTTCCCACCCGATAAGCGCAAAGGGAGAGAAGACGCATGAAGTCGACAACGATTCGGATGTTGCGCGCTTACCTGCTCGTGGCTTCGCTGGGAGCCGTCTGTATCGATGCCTGCGTGGTGATCGCCATGCTCGTGTTCGACGTGCCGGAGCGCATCTTCACCTCGGCCGATTTCCGGATCGCGATGGCCGCCTCATTGCTGCTGTTGACGCTAGCTGCGCGATCGGCGGCCCAGGCGGCCTTCGAGGCGGCGCTCGCGAGCCGTCACGTCACGCTGGACGGCGAGTGCCGGCGAGGCAGGGTCGCCATGCGCGACGACTGCCCTCACCGGCTGCTGGTCCTGCTCCATGTCCGTATCCACGGCCAGCAACTGGCGATGAGCGGAGTGAGCGGAGCCTGAGCGCGGAGCCCGCTCAATGAGGCTCACACCCCATCACGCAAGGGGCGGGCGCGTCATTGCAATCCACGCTTGCACCGCCGGATGCAGGAACTGCCGGCGTGCGTACTCCGCGAGTGCGGGCGGCACGACATCGTCGTTGTACACCAGGCGATTGAGCATGACCGCGAGGTCGACGTCGGCAATGCACCACTTGTCGAAGAGCGACATGCGGCCGTCGGGCAGCAGGCTCTGCGCGATGGCGATCAGTTTGCTCGCGGCGGCGTAACCGGCATCGGTCAACGGTTTGTCGCTCGGACGGTAGAAAATCACCTGCGTCGACCGGTCTTCACGCAGGGCGCCCAGATCGCTGCGCAGCCATGCCTGGACTTGCCGGGCACGGGCGCGCTCGCGCACGCCGGCCGGATACACGGGAACGTCGGGCGAAATCGCTTCCAGATATTCGTCGATGGCCGACGACTCGGACAAGGTGAAATCGCCGTGCACAAGGGTCGGCACCCGGCGTGTAATCGACATGTCGGCGAAGCCGCTTTCGTGATGCGCGCCCTGATCGAGATCGACGGTGCGCAGATCGAACGGAATACCTTTCTCGCGCAGCGTGACGAAAACCGACAGGGCGTAAGGGCTGGTGAACTGTGCGTCGACGTAGAGCGTGAACGATGCGGGGACAGCGGCTGACACGGTGGACTCCTGTAGAGAAAACGCGAAAGGCGATACGCTTCGCGCACGCCTATCTTGCCGTACTCGCGCGGTGATAAGCTACTGCACAAATCGAAGGCGAGCCGTGAGTCATGCTCACAGCTTGCCGTCGCTGCGTCCACCGTCATCCGTCCCTGATTTCTCCCGCGTCCCATGACCTCCGAGCTCCGTGCCCGTCCGCCGCTGGCGAATCTCGAAACCGTTTGCCTGGTAGCGCGTCACGGCTCGTTCACGGCGGCCGCCGACGCCAGCGGTCTCACACACGGCGCGATCAGCCGCCGGATCGCCGCCGTCGAAAACTGGCTGGGTTGTGCGCTCTTCGAGCGCCACGCCCGGGGCGTGAGTCTGACGTGCGACGGGCAGCGGTTCCTGGGACGCATCGAACATGCGTTCGATGTGATCGATGCGGCGGCCGATCAGTGGCATCAGTCGCGCAAAGTGCCGGCCGTGCGGCTGAGCGTTGTGCCGTCGTTTGCCAAACTGTGGTTGCTGACACGGTTGCCATCGCTTGAAGCCGGTGAGCCGCACATCGACATTCAGGTCACGACAGAACATCGCAATGCCGACGTCGGTGCGGGCGAAGTCGACATTGCGCTGCGCTACGGGCGCGGCGGATGGGCCAGTGTCGATGCCGAGCCGTTGATGAGCGAGACGCTGTACCCCGTCGCATCGCCTGCCGTGGCGAGGCGCCTGAAAGGCGCGAGCGCGTCGGAGATGCTCGCCATGCCGTTGCTGCACGATTCCGACCTGACCGGCTGGCGCGCGTGGTGCGGCGCGCAGGGCGTGTCGCTGCGCCCGCGTGCGCGCGATCGTCGCTTCGAAGACTACACGGTCGTGCTCGCTGCCGCCGAAGCCGGGCTGGGCATCGCGCTTGCCCGTGCGCCGCTGGCGCATCACTGGATCGCACGCAGCGGTCTCGTGCGCTTGTCCGACTTCGAGGTCGCATGCCCGTTGCAGTATCACGTCGTGACGGCCAAGCGCGAGAAGCGTCCCGAGGTGCTCGAAGTGATCGCGCGTCTGCATGCCCGCGCCCGCGAGGATGCGCAAGGCGCGCGCACGTGAATACCACGAGCGCGACGGTATACATGGGCGGGGTTTCCCGCACTGCCCGCGCGGCGGCGCGTTGCCTAAAATGCGGGACGCTTTTGGCAGAACTGCACGGCTGGGGATGAACTTACGCTCGCTCGATCTGAATCTGTTGCTCGTGTTCGAGTCGCTGCTGCGCACGCGCAGCACGACGATCACGGCCGAGGAACTGAACCTCACGCAGTCGGCGGTGAGCAATGCGCTCAAGCGGCTGCGACTGGCGTTCGGAGATCCGCTGTTCGTCAAGACGCCGCAGGGCATGCTCCCGACCGACCTCGCCAGCTCGCTGGCGGGACCCGTCACCGAAGGCCTCGGACTGATCCGCGGCGCCATCGAAGCGCCGCAGGACTTCGTTCCCGCCAGGGCGCAGCGCACTTTCCGTCTGTATCTGAGCGATATCGGCCAGCTGATCTTCATGCCGAAGCTCATGGCCACGCTCGCGGTGGAGGCACCCGGCGTGCGCATCGTCACCGTCGACACCACGCCGCGCGAAGCGCAGAACGCCATGGCGATGGGCGACATCGATCTCACGCTCGGACTGTTCACGCGCTTCTCGGCGGGTTTTCATCAGCAGCGCCTGTTCCGCGAGCATTACGTCGCGCTCGTGCGTGAGGGTCATCCCACGATCCACGGCGAACTGACGGTCGAGAGTTTCCTCAACGCCGCGCATGCCGTCTATCGCCCGACGGCCGGACACCACGACGTTTTCGAGACGGCCGTCGAGCAGTGGTTCGCCCGCTCGGGCCATCAGCGCCACGTTGCGTTGCGCATGGCGCATTCGATGGGACTCTCCGCGCTCATCGCCGCGAGCGATCTGGTGGTGTGCGTGCCCACGCGCCTGGGCCGCGCTCTCAAGGTCAACGCCGGACTGCAAACATACGCGCTCCCGTTCGACGGTCCTGAGTTCGACATCTCGCAACTCTGGCACGAACGTTTTCACACCGACGCCGGCCATCGCTGGCTGCGCAACACGATCTTCCGCCTGTTCCACGGCGAAGACTGAGCCGCTTCGCCGGCTTGCCGCCCTCTCCGGCGCCCACGTCCGCCCGCCTGATGCGAGTGACGCACTGCCCGGCGCCATGCTGCATGCCTGATTCACGCCGTAAATACCGCGCATTTACGTAATTTGTTGGCGTCATGTGGCGCGCGTCCTTATCGTATCTCTCACGACACCGACGTCGTCGGGCTTAAGTCATGGAGCTTAAGTCACGGAGCTGAAGTCATCGGGCT
This is a stretch of genomic DNA from Pandoraea faecigallinarum. It encodes these proteins:
- a CDS encoding LysR family transcriptional regulator, which produces MNLRSLDLNLLLVFESLLRTRSTTITAEELNLTQSAVSNALKRLRLAFGDPLFVKTPQGMLPTDLASSLAGPVTEGLGLIRGAIEAPQDFVPARAQRTFRLYLSDIGQLIFMPKLMATLAVEAPGVRIVTVDTTPREAQNAMAMGDIDLTLGLFTRFSAGFHQQRLFREHYVALVREGHPTIHGELTVESFLNAAHAVYRPTAGHHDVFETAVEQWFARSGHQRHVALRMAHSMGLSALIAASDLVVCVPTRLGRALKVNAGLQTYALPFDGPEFDISQLWHERFHTDAGHRWLRNTIFRLFHGED
- the yfcF gene encoding glutathione transferase, which translates into the protein MSAAVPASFTLYVDAQFTSPYALSVFVTLREKGIPFDLRTVDLDQGAHHESGFADMSITRRVPTLVHGDFTLSESSAIDEYLEAISPDVPVYPAGVRERARARQVQAWLRSDLGALREDRSTQVIFYRPSDKPLTDAGYAAASKLIAIAQSLLPDGRMSLFDKWCIADVDLAVMLNRLVYNDDVVPPALAEYARRQFLHPAVQAWIAMTRPPLA
- a CDS encoding branched-chain amino acid aminotransferase — translated: MSADNPLRFVVEPHANPTPADQITAALANPVFGRVFTDHMVTIRWTEGKGWHDAKVEARRPFQIDPACAVLHYAQEIFEGMKAYRGEDGKISLFRPQANARRFRESAQRMSMADLPEAVFLEAVEKLVDIDRAWIPGSEGSSLYIRPFMFASESFLGVRAAHEYIFCVIACPVGPYFKAGKSAVTVWVSDQYTRAAPGGTGAAKCGGNYAASLIAQTEASAKGCDQVVFLDAAQHRWIEELGGMNVFFVMDDGSLQTPPLSGTILPGITRASIIELARREGLTVNEAPYEFAQWQADAASGRVKETFACGTAAVVTAIGQVRHANGEFNIADGGEGPVTKRIRDQLTGIQRGKVADPFGWVHHVA
- a CDS encoding LysR substrate-binding domain-containing protein, with the protein product MTSELRARPPLANLETVCLVARHGSFTAAADASGLTHGAISRRIAAVENWLGCALFERHARGVSLTCDGQRFLGRIEHAFDVIDAAADQWHQSRKVPAVRLSVVPSFAKLWLLTRLPSLEAGEPHIDIQVTTEHRNADVGAGEVDIALRYGRGGWASVDAEPLMSETLYPVASPAVARRLKGASASEMLAMPLLHDSDLTGWRAWCGAQGVSLRPRARDRRFEDYTVVLAAAEAGLGIALARAPLAHHWIARSGLVRLSDFEVACPLQYHVVTAKREKRPEVLEVIARLHARAREDAQGART